The following DNA comes from Planctomycetota bacterium.
GCGCCTCCGTTCGCGCCTCTACGTTCCGATGGAGGTCGCCAATGGCCCCGTGATGATGTGCGGAGCCATCGTCTCTGTGGATGCGGAGACGGGGCGGGCCACAGGGATCCGCCGCGTGGCCGAGACCTAGCAGCGAAGGGCACGCCGTGGAGCCATCTCCAGCCGAAGAAGTCCTCACTGTCTCTGAGCTCACGCGGCGCATTCGCCGGTCGCTGGAGGACGAGTTTCCCCATGTCTGCGTGGTTGGCGAGGTGTCGAATCTCGCGCGGCCCAAGTCGGGGCACGTCTACCTGACCCTCAAGGACGGCGGCGCGCAGGTCTCCGCCGTGCTCTGGCGCAGCGCGGCGGTGCGCCTGCGCTTCGACCTCGAAGACGGGATGGAGGTCATTGTCACAGGCTCGCTGAGCGTCTACGAGCCGCGCGGGAGCTACCAGATCACCATCTCCTCCATCAAGCCCAAGGGCCTGGGCGCCCTCCAGCTCGCCTTTCTCCGACTCAAGGACAAGCTGGAGAAGGAGGGACTGTTCCGCCCCGAGCACAAGAGACCGCTGCCGTACCTGCCGGAGTGCGTCGGCGTCGTGACCTCGCCCACTGGCGCCGCCATCCATGACATCCTCACTGTGATCGCCCGGCGGTTTCCGCCGGCTCACGTGGTGCTTCGGCCCGTGCGGGTGCAGGGCGAAGGGGCCGCCGCCGAGATCGCGCAGGCGATCGAGGACTTCAACACCTGGGGCGGGGCGGACGTGCTGATCGTCGGGCGCGGCGGGGGGAGCTTGGAGGACCTCTGGGCGTTCAACGAGGAGATCGTGGCGCGCGCCATCTACGCATCCCGAATCCCCATCATCTCGGCGGTGGGGCATGAGATTGACGTCACGATCTCCGACCTGGTCGCCGACCGCCGCGCGCTGACGCCAACCGAGGCGGCCGAGATCGTGCTGCCCGAGTTCCGCGAACTCGTGGGGCGCCTGGACGATGCCCGAGGCCGTCTGGCCGCGGCCCTCCGGGGGCAGGTGGGGCTGGCGCGCGCCCGGCTCGAGCAAGTCCGGGGCGCCTACGGATTCCGCGTGCCGTCGGAAATGGTGCGGCGTCACGAGCAGAGGCTCGACGACCTGTGCGCCGCGGCGGCTCTCGCCACGCGACGCCGGCTGGAGGCGGCCCGCGACCGCCTGGCCGCCGCGGCCGGCCGCCTGGAGGCCCTGAGCCCGCTGGGCGTGCTGCGCCGGGGATACTCGATCACCCGCATCGCCGGCACGCGGACCGTGCTGCGCGACGCCGCCCAGGTGCACAAGGGGCAAAGCATCGAGACGCTGCTCCATGCCGGGCGGCTCGTGTCGCAGGTGCAGGAAGCCGAGAGCCATGACGCGGGCGGCGGCGAGGCCCCGCGGCGCTGAACGACGCCACAGGAGGAGACTGGCCATGGGCAAACGCCCGCCATTCGAGAAGAGCCTGGAGGCTCTCGAAGAAATCGTCGCCGAGCTGGAGAGCGGGCAGCTCACGCTCGACGAGGCCCTGGACCGCTATGAGCGCGGCGTCGCCATCCACAAGGCCTGCACCGAGATGCTCGCCGCCGCCGAGAAGCGCATCGAGGTGTTGCTGAAAGGCAGCGACGGCGAACTGACGACCAGCCCTCTGAAGGCCGACGAAGAGCCCCCACGCGAGGACGAGTCGTGAGCACCGAGCGACTGGCGAGGTACCTGGACGAGAGCCGCTTGTGGGTGGATGCCGCCCTGGATGCCCGCCTGCCGCAGCCCGAGGGCCCCGCGGGGCGCCTGGCCGAGGCCATGCGCTACAGCGTGTTCGCGGGGGGCAAACGGGTGCGGCCGGCGCTCGTGCGGCTCGCCAGCGAACTGTGCGGCGGCGCGCCCGATTGCGCGCTGGCGGCGGCCTGCGCCATCGAGCTGGTCCACACCTACTCGCTGATCCACGACGATCTGCCTGCGATGGACGATGACGACCTTCGCCGCGGGCGGCCCTCGTGCCACAGGGCCTTCGACGAAGCCACCGCCATCCTGGCGGGGGATGCGCTGCTGACATTGGCCTTCGAGGTGCTGGCCGACGGATCGGCCGGCCCCCAGGGGCTTGCGATGGTGGCCGAACTGGCGCGCGGCGCGGGGCTGCGCGGCATGGTCGGCGGCCAGTTGGCCGACATGGTCCTGGCGACGACCGCGCCCACGCCGGAGGCGGTCGAGTTCATCCACTGGCACAAGACGGCGGCCTTGATGGGCACGTCGCTCCGCCTCGGCGCCCTGGCGGCCGGCGCCGCCTGGGACCACGTGACCAGGCTGGGACGCTACGGCGAACTCCTCGGCCTGGCCTTCCAGGCGACCGACGACGCCCTCGACGTGGCGGCGACCACGGAGGCCCTCGGCAAGACGGCTGGCAAGGACGCGGCGTCGGGCAAGATCACATGCCCTGCCGTCTTCGGCCTCGAGGCGACGCGCGAGCGCGCCCGCGCACTCGGCGAGCGGGCCATCGCCGAACTGGAGCCCTTCGGCGACGCCGCGGCAGTCCTCCGCGACCTCGCTCACTATGTGGTGAGCCGGAGTGCCTAG
Coding sequences within:
- the xseA gene encoding exodeoxyribonuclease VII large subunit, whose product is MEPSPAEEVLTVSELTRRIRRSLEDEFPHVCVVGEVSNLARPKSGHVYLTLKDGGAQVSAVLWRSAAVRLRFDLEDGMEVIVTGSLSVYEPRGSYQITISSIKPKGLGALQLAFLRLKDKLEKEGLFRPEHKRPLPYLPECVGVVTSPTGAAIHDILTVIARRFPPAHVVLRPVRVQGEGAAAEIAQAIEDFNTWGGADVLIVGRGGGSLEDLWAFNEEIVARAIYASRIPIISAVGHEIDVTISDLVADRRALTPTEAAEIVLPEFRELVGRLDDARGRLAAALRGQVGLARARLEQVRGAYGFRVPSEMVRRHEQRLDDLCAAAALATRRRLEAARDRLAAAAGRLEALSPLGVLRRGYSITRIAGTRTVLRDAAQVHKGQSIETLLHAGRLVSQVQEAESHDAGGGEAPRR
- the xseB gene encoding exodeoxyribonuclease VII small subunit, which codes for MGKRPPFEKSLEALEEIVAELESGQLTLDEALDRYERGVAIHKACTEMLAAAEKRIEVLLKGSDGELTTSPLKADEEPPREDES
- a CDS encoding polyprenyl synthetase family protein translates to MSTERLARYLDESRLWVDAALDARLPQPEGPAGRLAEAMRYSVFAGGKRVRPALVRLASELCGGAPDCALAAACAIELVHTYSLIHDDLPAMDDDDLRRGRPSCHRAFDEATAILAGDALLTLAFEVLADGSAGPQGLAMVAELARGAGLRGMVGGQLADMVLATTAPTPEAVEFIHWHKTAALMGTSLRLGALAAGAAWDHVTRLGRYGELLGLAFQATDDALDVAATTEALGKTAGKDAASGKITCPAVFGLEATRERARALGERAIAELEPFGDAAAVLRDLAHYVVSRSA